CGCAAGAAACGCTGCCATGCCCGAACTGCTCGATGTTTCATGGAATATTATGGCATCCGGTCCCAGTTCTTTAAACAGTATCACCGCATTGTTCATTAAGGCTTCGGGATTGCATTCAAAATCATCAGGGAGGCTCAATAGCATGGTCATGTCAGCACCCAGAAGCGAAGCGAGTGCTGCAGGTTCACGTGAATCACATCCCGATTCCGTAAGGATTACAGCAAACATGGTCTCACCTTGACAAGAGAATGCTCATTCAGGATCTGCACCAGACGACCGGCCTTGACCTCGGGTGTTCCTTCTATGAAGGTGCCTTTTGAGGATACGTCAGGATAATGAAGGGTGAAGCTGTCATCTTGTTTAAGGTCAAGATCCGGTTTGAACGTATTTAAAGGCTGCTTCCTTGCCCTTAATACATTGCTCAGTGACGGGTACCTGGGCCGGTTAATGCCAGTCTGGACGGTAATAAGGCACGGCAGTTTTATCCTGAGCATCTGTCTTCTTGAACCGCTCAGTTCGCGTTCGACTGTGGCATGACTGATCTCTGGATCAATTTTTATTGAAACGGCCTGTACTGTGAACGGTACATCAATCATCGCCGCAATCATGGGCCCGACCTGAGACTGCATACTGTCTTCGGACATTACACCGCAGAGAATCAAATCGTATGAATGCGCTTTTGCATGAGCTGATATGGCCGCCGAAGTGGATGGTGCATCTGCAAAACCTTCAGGAGAGAGAACATGAAAACCCTCATCCGCTCCTGTCTCAAGGGCCCTTCTAACGGTACGGGCGGCTCTTGCCGGGCCGAAGGTCAGCGCATGCACCGCAGTGTCAGGCAGGATGTCCTTTATCTTGAGCGCTTCTTCCAGTGCATGCTCGTCATAGCGGTTCATCCTGAAGGAAGCCTTCGATTCATCTATCCATTTGCCTCTTTCATCCAGCGTTATCTGTGAGCCGGTGTCAGGGACTTCCTTTATGCAGACGAGTATATTCATGAGTTAATGTTCGCATTCTCATTATTAAAAGGCAAGCCTTTATGGGCTGCTGCTTGACATGACCATGACTTTACCGCATGAATCATTAAATGAGCATGATATACCTTGTAAGGCACGGACAGGCGTCATTCGGAAAGGCAAATTATGATGTGCTTTCGGATGTAGGCATAAAACAGTCGGGAATTCTCGCGCGATATTTCATAAAGACCGGGGTAACATTCGACGCTGTTTATTCGGGCAGTATGGACAGGCAGTTACGGACTGCCGAAATCATCATTAATGAATTCGCCTTAAGCGGCATAAGCCTGCCTGAGCTTGATGTCATGCCGGAATTCAACGAGTATGACTCGAAATCCATCATAACGGCTCTGGCCCCTGAACTGATTGAAGAAGACCCGGCGATAAAAAGCTCATTTGATAAGATCTTTACAGACCGCAAGGCGTTTCAGAAAATATTTGAGCGTTCCATGTTGAAGTGGGTGTCAAAGGGGGACGCATGTGAGGGCATTGAAAGCTGGAATTCTGTTAAGACTCGTGTTTCTCTCGCAGTTTCCAGAATAACTTCCGTTTATGGCGGCGGTAAGACTATTCTCATTGTTGCATCCGGCGGCACGATTTCGGCCTGCATAGAGGATGTGACAGGCATCGGTGATGAGGCGGCCCAGCATCTCTGCTGGCAGATCGCAAATACTTCGGTTTCGAAGCTTGTCTATAATGAGGAGCGCATCACCCTCAGAACATTCAATGCCTGGCCGCATCTCGAAGACGGATACAGGGAAATGATTACTTTCAGATGAGTTTGAAAAATATTGAGTTTGATGCAGCAGTGCTTGCGCAAAAAATAACATAGGCATATCATTTCTTAATCAAGCCGATGGAGGTCAGAATGGATTTTACCGTGACAGAAAAAATGCAGGCCATCCTTTCCATGATCCGTGAATTCGTCGACAATGAACTGATCCCCCTTGAACCTGAATTTGTAAACAAGGAGTTCAGGGACATGCTTCCGGTCCTGGAAGAGAAACGCAGGGCGGTCAAGCAGATGGAGCTCTGGGCGCCCAATCACCCAAAGGAATACGGCGGCATGGGGCTTGACCTGATGGAGCATGCGCTTGTGTCCGAAGAACTGGGCCGCACACCTCTCGGGCATTATGTCTTCAACTGCCAGGCTCCCGATGCCGGCAATATAGAGATACTGCACAAATACGGCACCGAAAAGCAAAAGGAGGAATACCTGAAGCCCCTTATCGAGGGCAAGATCAGGAGCTGCTTCTCGATGACCGAGGTGGAGCTTCCCGGCTCGAACCCTGTAATGATGGATACGACCGCTGTAAAGGATGGCGGTGATTATGTGATAAACGGCCAGAAATGGTACACGAGTTCGGCGGACGGTGCGAAGTTCGCAATAGTCATGGCAGTTACCAACCCTGAACAGTCACCGTACATGCGGGCCAGCATGATAATCGTGCCTACCGATACTCCCGGCTTCAACCTCGTGCGCAACATCCCGGTAATGGGTCATGAAGGCAGCGATTACGCGAGCCACGCGGAGATCCTGTACCAGTCGTGCAGGGTGCCGCAGGAGAACCTGCTCGGGCCTGAAGGGTGGGGCTTCGTGATCGCGCAGGAAAGGCTCGGACCGGGCAGGATCCATCACTGCATGAGATGGCTGGGCATATGTGCAAGGTCTTATGACCTCATGTGCAGCCGTGCAGCCAAGAGGCTTATATCACCTGACGGGAAAACTCTGGCCTCGAAGCAGATCATCCAGACATGGGTAGCCGAAAGCGCCGCCGACATACAGGCGGCAAGACTCATGACCCTTCATGCGGCATGGAAAATAGAGACCGAAGGTGCAAAGGCCGCCAGAGACGATATAGCGCTCATAAAATTCGTTGTCGCGAACGCCATGCAGCGCGTCATCGATCGCGCACTGCAGGTGCACGGGGGGCTCGGCATGACCGATGACACCATACTGGCATATTTCTACCGCCATGAACGGGCGGCCAGGATATATGACGGAGCAGATGAGGTTCACAAGGTCTCCTTCGGCAGAAGGGCCTTGAAAAACTACGCA
The nucleotide sequence above comes from Desulfomonilia bacterium. Encoded proteins:
- a CDS encoding acyl-CoA dehydrogenase family protein translates to MDFTVTEKMQAILSMIREFVDNELIPLEPEFVNKEFRDMLPVLEEKRRAVKQMELWAPNHPKEYGGMGLDLMEHALVSEELGRTPLGHYVFNCQAPDAGNIEILHKYGTEKQKEEYLKPLIEGKIRSCFSMTEVELPGSNPVMMDTTAVKDGGDYVINGQKWYTSSADGAKFAIVMAVTNPEQSPYMRASMIIVPTDTPGFNLVRNIPVMGHEGSDYASHAEILYQSCRVPQENLLGPEGWGFVIAQERLGPGRIHHCMRWLGICARSYDLMCSRAAKRLISPDGKTLASKQIIQTWVAESAADIQAARLMTLHAAWKIETEGAKAARDDIALIKFVVANAMQRVIDRALQVHGGLGMTDDTILAYFYRHERAARIYDGADEVHKVSFGRRALKNYA
- a CDS encoding histidine phosphatase family protein; protein product: MSMIYLVRHGQASFGKANYDVLSDVGIKQSGILARYFIKTGVTFDAVYSGSMDRQLRTAEIIINEFALSGISLPELDVMPEFNEYDSKSIITALAPELIEEDPAIKSSFDKIFTDRKAFQKIFERSMLKWVSKGDACEGIESWNSVKTRVSLAVSRITSVYGGGKTILIVASGGTISACIEDVTGIGDEAAQHLCWQIANTSVSKLVYNEERITLRTFNAWPHLEDGYREMITFR
- a CDS encoding electron transfer flavoprotein subunit beta/FixA family protein; the encoded protein is MNILVCIKEVPDTGSQITLDERGKWIDESKASFRMNRYDEHALEEALKIKDILPDTAVHALTFGPARAARTVRRALETGADEGFHVLSPEGFADAPSTSAAISAHAKAHSYDLILCGVMSEDSMQSQVGPMIAAMIDVPFTVQAVSIKIDPEISHATVERELSGSRRQMLRIKLPCLITVQTGINRPRYPSLSNVLRARKQPLNTFKPDLDLKQDDSFTLHYPDVSSKGTFIEGTPEVKAGRLVQILNEHSLVKVRPCLL